In Salisediminibacterium beveridgei, one DNA window encodes the following:
- the proC gene encoding pyrroline-5-carboxylate reductase, giving the protein MIQSNRKRLFIGAGRMGEAIITGMIQSGVASEQITALNAGNQDRLDHLHQTYGIQTSLHLHECVKTHDTLVLCIPPEQVVQLLEELAPVIEDQLIVSVAAGVDPSMMAQVLRDKTAISWIMPNTAAKLGKSISPYTLGEHLSNAQKEEVQFIVNAIGEGYETSENRVHQLTAITGSAPAFVYAFAQGMVERTKAEGLTEHEAAKLVAGMMEGAVAMLGGEESAAKLIDQVASPGGSTREGLNVLEAGDFHQLIGEAVSAANQHAAANKS; this is encoded by the coding sequence ATGATACAAAGTAATCGTAAACGTTTATTTATAGGCGCAGGCCGGATGGGAGAAGCGATCATTACGGGCATGATCCAAAGCGGCGTCGCTTCTGAACAGATTACCGCATTGAATGCCGGTAATCAGGATCGTCTCGATCATCTGCATCAAACATATGGGATCCAGACGTCACTTCATCTGCATGAATGCGTCAAAACACATGACACATTGGTGCTCTGCATACCTCCTGAACAAGTGGTTCAGCTGTTGGAAGAGCTTGCACCAGTCATTGAAGATCAGCTGATTGTTTCTGTTGCGGCAGGAGTTGATCCATCCATGATGGCACAAGTACTTCGAGACAAAACGGCGATCAGCTGGATCATGCCGAATACAGCGGCCAAGCTTGGGAAATCGATTTCTCCTTATACGTTAGGAGAGCATCTGTCAAACGCACAGAAAGAAGAAGTGCAGTTCATTGTCAATGCGATCGGTGAAGGGTATGAAACCAGTGAAAACAGGGTACATCAACTCACGGCGATCACGGGAAGTGCGCCTGCTTTCGTTTATGCTTTTGCACAGGGCATGGTAGAGAGAACAAAGGCGGAAGGGCTTACTGAGCATGAAGCAGCCAAATTGGTGGCAGGTATGATGGAAGGTGCTGTTGCGATGCTTGGTGGTGAAGAGTCTGCTGCTAAGTTAATCGATCAAGTGGCCTCACCGGGAGGCTCCACCAGAGAAGGCTTAAACGTCCTTGAGGCAGGAGACTTTCATCAGCTGATAGGTGAAGCGGTCTCTGCAGCCAACCAGCATGCCGCTGCCAATAAATCATAA
- a CDS encoding secondary thiamine-phosphate synthase enzyme YjbQ, with the protein MKQIHSLQTNTRDEMIDVTDVVRKAVKEAGCSEGHVDLFCMHTTAGLTINENADPDVKRDMLRRFDEVYPWAMKADRHMEGNTAAHMKASTVGSSEMVLVQNGQLVLGTWQGIYFCEFDGPRTRKLMIRVKKDV; encoded by the coding sequence ATGAAACAAATACACTCATTGCAAACGAACACCCGCGATGAAATGATTGATGTCACAGACGTTGTCCGGAAGGCCGTAAAAGAAGCAGGATGCAGCGAAGGGCATGTAGATCTGTTCTGCATGCACACGACCGCAGGTCTAACCATTAATGAGAATGCTGACCCGGATGTCAAACGCGATATGCTGCGGCGGTTTGACGAGGTGTATCCGTGGGCTATGAAAGCGGACCGGCACATGGAAGGCAATACGGCTGCGCATATGAAAGCATCCACGGTTGGCTCTTCTGAAATGGTACTTGTTCAGAATGGTCAACTCGTTCTTGGCACATGGCAGGGGATCTATTTTTGTGAATTCGATGGGCCGAGAACCAGGAAATTGATGATCCGTGTCAAAAAAGATGTATAA
- the ftsW gene encoding putative lipid II flippase FtsW has protein sequence MKSTEKKPFFMDWYLLVGTLLMGIFGLVMIYSASYVRGYDMYGNLTHFFDRQLQWLLISVILLSFFMFFPYRRFAGMMKLLVLGSMFLLILVLIPGVGVEVNHATRWIDVPGLGRIQPSEFVKLASILYLAHVYSRKQSYINQFWKGIFPPLVIIGGFFFLILQQPDLGTAVSIIGVAVIIAFTSGARIMHLTGLAAVVIVVVTYYARSEEYRMSRITGFMRPFELEQTQGFQVVQSYIAIAHGGLTGTGLGQSVQKLFYLPEAHTDFILAIVSEELGVLGIGFALLVMLIIISRGIMIGIRCRDSFGSLLAYGISFQLAIQVVFNAGAVSGLLPITGIPFPFLSYGGSSLMVTFVMMGILINISRKMQQDHYFAESGQRPEEAVLSFEEEDVKRTDSVR, from the coding sequence GTGAAATCAACAGAAAAAAAACCGTTTTTTATGGATTGGTATCTCCTGGTAGGTACTCTCCTGATGGGCATCTTCGGACTGGTGATGATTTACAGCGCAAGTTACGTGCGCGGTTATGATATGTACGGCAACCTGACACACTTTTTTGACCGTCAATTGCAGTGGCTCCTTATATCAGTCATCCTCCTCTCTTTTTTTATGTTTTTTCCTTACCGTCGATTTGCAGGAATGATGAAACTGCTGGTGCTTGGTTCTATGTTCCTCTTAATCCTGGTACTAATCCCGGGAGTGGGCGTTGAAGTGAACCATGCAACCCGGTGGATTGATGTTCCCGGGCTCGGGCGTATACAACCATCGGAATTCGTGAAGCTGGCCTCGATTCTCTACCTGGCGCACGTCTATTCGAGGAAACAGTCGTATATCAATCAGTTCTGGAAAGGGATCTTTCCGCCACTTGTTATTATTGGTGGCTTCTTTTTCCTGATTCTTCAACAACCGGATCTGGGGACTGCAGTATCGATTATAGGTGTAGCTGTGATTATCGCCTTTACGTCAGGGGCCCGTATCATGCACCTGACCGGCCTGGCCGCTGTCGTGATTGTGGTGGTTACATACTATGCACGGTCGGAAGAATACCGGATGAGCCGGATTACCGGATTCATGCGTCCTTTTGAACTGGAACAGACCCAGGGCTTCCAGGTGGTTCAGTCCTATATCGCAATTGCCCACGGCGGATTAACGGGTACGGGTCTCGGTCAAAGTGTTCAAAAATTGTTTTATCTTCCTGAAGCACACACGGATTTCATCCTGGCAATTGTCAGTGAAGAGCTGGGTGTTTTAGGGATTGGTTTTGCTTTACTGGTCATGTTGATTATTATTTCCCGGGGAATCATGATCGGGATCCGTTGCAGGGACTCGTTTGGCAGTCTCCTGGCTTACGGGATCTCATTTCAGCTGGCCATTCAAGTGGTATTCAATGCGGGGGCGGTAAGTGGTCTGTTGCCGATCACGGGCATTCCGTTTCCATTTCTGAGTTACGGTGGATCGTCGTTAATGGTGACGTTCGTCATGATGGGGATCCTCATTAATATCTCACGCAAAATGCAGCAGGATCACTATTTCGCGGAAAGCGGACAGCGGCCGGAAGAAGCTGTATTATCCTTTGAAGAAGAAGACGTAAAACGAACTGATTCTGTCAGGTAA
- the rodA gene encoding rod shape-determining protein RodA gives MQERKTPFQQLDFWLLFYLFLLMCISLIAIYSASSADQYQVGPAHFTQLQLIYFAIGTIVMVSMIVIDYDMFKNFSIPLYVLGMILLLAVHFAGVEVNNAQRWIDLPVVGRFQPSEFVKVFVIITLAHLLSQITRVQNTKSFRSDIGVVAKILGVGLPPFLLILVQPDLGTALVVAAVIFIMIVMAGVTFRMISLLLGLAGGFIAFLVFLHNYFYDFFTTHVFRPHQMSRIYAWLDPNADVSGEAYQLDQAMQGIGAGRLYGSGFTEGVKTQSGQIPELHTDFIFTVIGEEFGFVGATVLIVVYFLLLYRMIIIAFTCNNAFGTYIVAGVVGLLSFQIFQNIGMTIGLVPITGLALPFVSYGGSALITNMMAVGLVLNVNIRTRHYMFGEEEDYE, from the coding sequence ATGCAAGAGCGAAAGACTCCCTTTCAACAATTGGATTTCTGGTTACTGTTTTATTTGTTTCTGTTGATGTGCATCAGTCTGATTGCGATTTACAGTGCATCTTCTGCGGATCAGTATCAAGTAGGTCCGGCACACTTTACACAGTTACAGCTGATCTATTTTGCTATTGGTACGATCGTTATGGTCAGTATGATTGTCATCGATTATGATATGTTTAAGAATTTCTCGATTCCGCTTTACGTTTTGGGGATGATTCTGCTTTTGGCTGTTCACTTCGCCGGTGTGGAAGTGAACAATGCCCAGCGCTGGATTGATCTTCCTGTGGTCGGGCGATTTCAACCTTCGGAATTTGTGAAGGTCTTCGTGATCATAACCCTGGCTCATTTACTGTCCCAGATCACCAGAGTGCAGAATACGAAAAGTTTCCGTTCAGATATTGGTGTCGTGGCAAAGATTCTAGGGGTTGGGCTGCCGCCGTTTCTTTTGATACTGGTTCAGCCCGACCTGGGTACCGCCCTTGTGGTCGCGGCGGTCATCTTCATTATGATCGTCATGGCCGGCGTCACGTTTCGCATGATCTCACTGCTTTTGGGGCTTGCAGGTGGATTCATCGCATTCTTGGTCTTCCTCCACAATTATTTTTATGACTTCTTCACGACGCATGTATTCAGGCCGCATCAGATGTCCAGGATTTATGCATGGCTTGACCCGAATGCGGATGTGAGTGGCGAGGCCTATCAGCTGGACCAGGCCATGCAGGGGATTGGTGCAGGACGATTGTATGGTTCAGGGTTTACAGAGGGCGTGAAGACGCAGTCCGGACAGATCCCGGAGTTACATACCGATTTCATTTTCACCGTCATTGGTGAAGAGTTCGGCTTTGTCGGTGCAACCGTGCTGATTGTGGTGTATTTCCTGCTTTTATACCGGATGATTATCATTGCATTTACCTGTAATAATGCGTTTGGAACCTATATTGTGGCCGGTGTTGTCGGACTCTTGTCCTTCCAAATCTTTCAGAACATCGGGATGACGATCGGGCTTGTTCCGATCACAGGACTGGCTTTACCGTTTGTAAGCTACGGGGGAAGTGCATTAATCACGAACATGATGGCTGTCGGGTTGGTGCTGAATGTGAATATACGAACCAGACATTATATGTTTGGTGAAGAGGAAGATTATGAATAA
- a CDS encoding pseudouridine synthase: protein MRVDKLLSHLGYGSRKDVKYLLKKGLFSVNGQTVKEGKVHVNPEEDELVLSGEPLHYRPYIYLMMNKPPGVLSATEDQSQSTVVDLLTDEDKLFEPFPVGRLDKDTTGLLLLTNDGKWAHSISSPKRKVEKTYQVQLAEPVTETMINALESGVILDDGYQTLPGKVVIPDADSSLHKVHLSIQEGKYHQVKRMFAAVGNHVRQLKRIEIGNVTLDPTLQQGEYRELSAEEIFLSGQVSEQ from the coding sequence ATGAGAGTCGATAAGTTATTGTCACATTTGGGATACGGTTCACGAAAAGATGTGAAATATCTGTTGAAGAAAGGCCTGTTCAGCGTAAATGGACAAACCGTCAAAGAGGGAAAGGTTCATGTCAATCCGGAAGAGGATGAACTGGTGCTTTCCGGAGAGCCTCTTCATTACAGGCCCTATATCTATCTGATGATGAATAAACCGCCTGGCGTTCTCTCAGCAACAGAGGATCAGTCACAGTCAACGGTAGTGGATCTTTTGACAGATGAGGACAAACTGTTTGAGCCGTTCCCGGTGGGCAGGCTGGATAAAGACACGACCGGGTTGCTTTTATTAACCAACGACGGGAAGTGGGCCCACAGTATTTCATCACCAAAACGTAAAGTTGAAAAAACCTATCAAGTGCAACTGGCCGAACCGGTTACAGAAACGATGATCAATGCGTTGGAGTCCGGTGTCATACTTGACGACGGGTATCAGACCTTACCGGGTAAAGTGGTTATCCCTGATGCCGATTCGTCACTTCACAAGGTGCACCTGAGCATTCAGGAAGGGAAGTACCACCAGGTCAAGCGGATGTTTGCGGCAGTGGGAAACCATGTCAGACAATTGAAGCGAATTGAAATCGGAAATGTTACCTTGGACCCGACGCTTCAACAGGGCGAATACCGGGAATTGTCAGCTGAAGAAATCTTCTTGTCAGGACAGGTATCTGAGCAATAA
- a CDS encoding DeoR family transcriptional regulator — protein sequence MLTRIKSMYLFIQKHETVTTQELVEEFGTTERTIQRDLNILHYNELVESPERGLWTVTNKKVKRSS from the coding sequence ATGTTGACGAGAATTAAATCGATGTATCTCTTTATTCAAAAACATGAGACCGTTACGACACAGGAACTCGTAGAGGAATTCGGCACCACCGAACGAACCATTCAACGTGATTTGAACATCCTCCATTACAATGAATTAGTCGAATCCCCGGAACGGGGATTGTGGACCGTTACAAACAAAAAAGTGAAACGCTCATCATGA
- a CDS encoding MFS transporter — protein MSERRMFFNMKMFYFFAYFGFGSLFPLLSVYLQEEVGLRGSQIGVITSIGPIVMILVQPIWGMLSDVTKKPRLLLTFSVIGAGAVGFSYIFTDNYAVLVAVAAGVAVFQSAMIPLSDSMAMSYVRQHGGDYGSIRMWGAAGFAIAVWLMGTLSDLYGMQVIFYGFFIVLLISGYFAIGMPKETETTKVDLKNGLKKLTKIPEFMIFLIVTFLVFGPIMANNFYFGLLIQFAGGTLAGVGLAFLLAAGSEIPFMRVAGTWISRIGILGVLLIAAGASAVRWLYYGSGPSHEWIYVTTIIQGLSIGLFVPAALQYVSDLAPPEVKVTAVAIYSAMGNGVGAWFFSISAGMIMEWYSIISVYVFYGIMTGCGALLTLWMLYRQKKYGKPSVEGPVELNVKEN, from the coding sequence ATGAGCGAGCGACGGATGTTTTTTAATATGAAAATGTTTTATTTTTTTGCTTACTTCGGTTTCGGGAGCCTGTTCCCGCTGTTAAGTGTTTATTTACAGGAAGAAGTCGGTTTGAGAGGCTCTCAGATCGGCGTGATTACGTCCATTGGACCGATTGTCATGATTCTTGTACAGCCTATCTGGGGGATGCTCAGTGACGTGACGAAGAAGCCTCGGCTTCTGTTAACGTTCTCCGTGATTGGAGCCGGGGCTGTCGGTTTCAGTTACATATTTACCGATAACTATGCTGTCCTGGTTGCCGTTGCAGCCGGTGTGGCGGTCTTTCAAAGTGCAATGATTCCATTATCCGACAGCATGGCAATGAGTTACGTCCGTCAGCACGGAGGAGACTACGGTTCGATCCGGATGTGGGGCGCCGCAGGCTTCGCGATCGCGGTCTGGCTGATGGGGACATTATCTGACCTGTATGGGATGCAGGTGATATTTTACGGGTTCTTCATCGTCCTGCTGATCAGTGGTTATTTTGCCATCGGGATGCCGAAAGAGACGGAAACCACAAAGGTCGACTTAAAGAATGGATTGAAAAAGTTAACGAAGATTCCGGAGTTTATGATCTTTCTGATTGTGACCTTCCTGGTATTCGGTCCGATCATGGCGAACAATTTTTACTTTGGTCTCCTGATTCAATTTGCCGGGGGGACTTTGGCTGGAGTCGGTCTCGCATTCCTGCTTGCTGCGGGCAGTGAAATCCCGTTCATGCGCGTTGCCGGGACCTGGATCAGTCGGATTGGTATTCTGGGTGTCTTATTGATTGCTGCAGGGGCTTCTGCCGTCAGGTGGCTGTATTATGGATCGGGACCGAGTCATGAGTGGATTTATGTGACAACGATCATTCAGGGGCTGAGCATCGGATTGTTTGTTCCGGCTGCCCTGCAGTACGTGAGTGACCTTGCACCTCCGGAGGTCAAGGTGACGGCGGTTGCAATTTATTCCGCAATGGGCAATGGCGTCGGTGCCTGGTTTTTCAGCATCAGTGCCGGTATGATCATGGAATGGTATTCGATCATCTCCGTCTATGTCTTCTATGGGATCATGACCGGGTGCGGGGCGTTGTTAACACTATGGATGCTTTATCGTCAGAAAAAGTACGGTAAACCATCTGTTGAAGGCCCGGTTGAACTGAATGTAAAGGAAAATTGA
- the thpR gene encoding RNA 2',3'-cyclic phosphodiesterase — translation MEPHYFIGIPLHEDLQQETVTWHRRLQADELFKRVTHPEDLHLTLLFFGGFSPMHVERIWERMKQAVLPIPLALTFRRLNHFGDAIQPRVVYVEPDHQEALFELKRIIDQEAEKENFPVSSKVFTPHVTIMKKWKNREVTMPDCHLFPQELASPVAVLADRICLYRIHPDQKPSYEIVDEIRESR, via the coding sequence ATGGAACCTCACTATTTTATCGGTATCCCCTTACATGAGGATCTTCAACAAGAAACTGTAACATGGCATCGAAGATTGCAGGCAGACGAGCTCTTTAAACGCGTCACTCATCCGGAAGATCTCCATTTGACGCTGTTGTTTTTCGGTGGATTCTCACCAATGCATGTTGAAAGAATCTGGGAAAGAATGAAACAGGCTGTACTGCCAATCCCGTTAGCATTAACGTTTCGGAGGTTGAATCACTTTGGGGACGCCATTCAGCCCCGAGTGGTATACGTTGAACCGGACCATCAGGAAGCACTCTTTGAACTAAAGCGGATCATCGATCAGGAAGCTGAAAAGGAAAATTTTCCAGTATCGTCGAAAGTCTTCACTCCCCATGTTACAATAATGAAAAAGTGGAAGAACAGAGAAGTAACGATGCCGGATTGCCATCTGTTTCCGCAAGAGTTAGCTTCTCCAGTTGCGGTGTTGGCAGACCGGATTTGCCTGTACCGCATTCATCCCGATCAAAAACCATCGTATGAAATCGTGGATGAGATCAGAGAAAGCAGGTGA